A region from the Stygiolobus caldivivus genome encodes:
- the preA gene encoding NAD-dependent dihydropyrimidine dehydrogenase subunit PreA — protein MIDLSVEFVGLSLPNPFIVGSGPTTGNPEKIIKAIKAGWGSVVVKTIGDSIVRKAVRPMYGVFKRGRDLVAFENLELITEDPLEAWDKYLKVIKSEVKNPIIVSIMGGSDYDEWVKLARWVEERGAGAVELNFGCPHGEPERKTGAFIGQHPDLVFQYTKEVVRAVGIPVVVKLTPNVTDISEIAKAAELAGAKGVTAINTVNGVIGVDIERGTPLPDVNGYTTYGGISGPAIKPIGLAAVSKVRTSTQLEISGVGGIFDWRDGVEYMMLGASTVQSVTYTMIKGFDFVREWEKELVSFLERKGYSSVRDLIGIASSKITSYEFLEKVTKRRTSVDEEITSVRGEVYG, from the coding sequence ATGATAGATCTGTCGGTAGAATTTGTAGGACTCTCCCTTCCTAATCCTTTCATTGTAGGTTCTGGGCCTACAACTGGAAATCCAGAAAAGATAATAAAGGCTATTAAAGCTGGGTGGGGTAGTGTAGTAGTAAAGACAATAGGTGATTCGATAGTTAGAAAGGCGGTAAGGCCTATGTACGGAGTTTTTAAGAGAGGGAGAGATCTAGTGGCGTTTGAAAACCTCGAATTAATAACAGAGGATCCTTTAGAAGCTTGGGACAAGTATCTCAAGGTTATTAAAAGTGAGGTTAAAAACCCCATAATAGTGAGCATAATGGGCGGTTCTGATTACGATGAATGGGTAAAGTTAGCTAGGTGGGTTGAGGAAAGAGGTGCAGGTGCGGTAGAACTTAATTTTGGGTGCCCTCATGGAGAACCTGAAAGAAAAACAGGGGCGTTTATAGGGCAACATCCTGATCTTGTATTCCAATATACTAAAGAAGTAGTGAGGGCAGTAGGGATCCCAGTAGTTGTAAAGCTAACTCCCAATGTCACCGATATAAGCGAAATAGCTAAAGCCGCGGAGCTTGCTGGGGCTAAAGGCGTAACAGCGATAAACACCGTGAATGGGGTCATTGGTGTAGATATAGAGAGAGGGACTCCTCTCCCAGATGTCAATGGGTATACGACTTATGGAGGTATTTCGGGACCTGCTATTAAGCCCATCGGTCTAGCCGCAGTCTCTAAAGTTAGGACTTCGACACAACTGGAGATCAGCGGAGTGGGAGGGATATTTGATTGGAGAGACGGGGTAGAATATATGATGCTGGGGGCAAGTACTGTACAGTCTGTTACATACACGATGATCAAGGGTTTCGATTTCGTAAGAGAATGGGAAAAGGAGCTAGTGTCCTTTTTAGAAAGGAAAGGTTATAGTAGTGTAAGAGACTTAATTGGTATTGCATCGAGCAAGATAACATCATATGAATTTTTGGAAAAAGTTACTAAGAGAAGGACTTCAGTAGATGAGGAGATAACTTCTGTGAGAGGTGAGGTCTATGGTTAA
- a CDS encoding carbon-nitrogen hydrolase family protein, with the protein MVKVAMIQMGSVESKSANINKALDYAEKAVKEGAELIVYNELFTTQYFPAIEDPRFFELAEPEDGPTVRTFQEFSHRHKVGMVITIFEEDKKIRGTYYDTAIFINKGEILGKYRKTHIPQLPGYYEKFYFKPGKGYPVFDFGGYKVGTVICYDRHFPEGPRILALKGADIITIPTTTNFYPELWELELRAHASFNTVYVVGVNRTPEVFQGREISYLGKSLVADPMGKIVKEMDGSEGVEVIDLDLDFIRQRRIKAPFLKDRKPENYTDISQLYIESVQE; encoded by the coding sequence ATGGTTAAGGTAGCTATGATCCAAATGGGTAGTGTTGAGTCTAAGTCAGCTAATATAAATAAGGCCCTAGATTATGCAGAGAAAGCAGTAAAAGAGGGCGCAGAACTAATCGTATATAATGAATTATTTACTACACAATATTTCCCTGCTATAGAGGATCCAAGGTTCTTTGAATTAGCCGAACCGGAGGACGGTCCTACGGTAAGGACTTTTCAAGAGTTCTCACATAGACATAAGGTAGGAATGGTTATAACAATATTTGAGGAGGATAAGAAGATCAGGGGAACATATTATGATACTGCAATCTTCATAAATAAGGGAGAAATTCTAGGAAAATATAGGAAAACACATATACCTCAGCTACCTGGGTACTATGAAAAGTTCTACTTCAAGCCTGGAAAAGGTTATCCGGTATTTGATTTCGGTGGGTATAAGGTCGGAACGGTTATATGTTATGATAGGCATTTCCCTGAGGGTCCAAGGATATTAGCTTTAAAGGGAGCGGATATAATTACTATCCCCACTACTACTAACTTTTACCCTGAACTATGGGAGCTTGAGTTAAGGGCACATGCTTCATTTAATACAGTATATGTAGTGGGTGTTAATAGGACTCCTGAGGTATTTCAAGGAAGAGAGATCTCTTACTTAGGTAAAAGCTTAGTAGCTGATCCGATGGGAAAGATAGTGAAAGAAATGGACGGCTCTGAAGGGGTTGAAGTAATTGACCTTGACCTTGATTTTATAAGACAAAGGAGAATTAAAGCACCGTTCTTAAAGGATAGAAAGCCGGAAAATTATACGGATATATCGCAGTTATATATCGAAAGTGTGCAAGAATGA
- a CDS encoding MBL fold metallo-hydrolase — translation MEIRILLTGITVQTNRGFLMTSTVTLIEDKDLTILVDTGNFESRDLLVNSLCEIGLSPEDIDVVVLTHLHWDHCLNVDLFNSSHIIVNEKEMRSTVLSGLSDKLTGYFKNMLKESSNLLTVNGNFSISDKIEVIELAGHTEGSMGVKIEYDGKVVVITGDAIPNLRSFKRGIPDFIFYDSIKARKTINKVKKELKPDIIIPGHDIPFNFKGKYIKADVINFPKDNAVELRFRTDEEKDLLVTVKYTSDIIRPSSVIKDRSV, via the coding sequence GTGGAAATCAGGATTTTATTAACCGGTATTACTGTTCAAACTAACAGAGGTTTTCTAATGACCTCCACGGTTACGTTAATTGAAGACAAGGATCTCACTATCTTGGTGGATACTGGTAATTTTGAATCTAGAGATTTACTCGTAAATTCCCTATGTGAAATAGGGTTAAGCCCTGAAGATATAGATGTTGTTGTTCTTACCCATTTGCATTGGGATCATTGTCTTAACGTCGATTTATTCAATAGCTCTCACATTATAGTAAACGAAAAGGAAATGAGAAGTACTGTACTTAGTGGACTATCAGATAAATTAACAGGTTATTTTAAGAATATGCTAAAGGAAAGTAGTAACCTATTAACAGTTAACGGGAATTTCAGTATATCAGATAAAATAGAAGTAATAGAACTAGCCGGTCACACTGAAGGCAGTATGGGAGTTAAAATAGAGTATGACGGTAAAGTAGTGGTTATAACAGGTGATGCTATTCCCAACTTAAGATCTTTTAAACGAGGAATACCAGACTTCATATTTTACGACTCTATAAAAGCTAGAAAAACAATTAATAAGGTAAAAAAAGAATTAAAGCCGGATATAATAATACCCGGGCATGATATTCCGTTTAATTTCAAGGGTAAGTATATTAAAGCTGATGTAATTAATTTCCCTAAGGACAACGCAGTAGAGTTAAGATTCAGGACCGATGAGGAAAAAGATCTTCTAGTTACTGTAAAATATACATCAGATATTATTAGACCAAGCAGCGTAATAAAAGATAGATCAGTATAA
- a CDS encoding polysaccharide deacetylase family protein, which translates to MQDKYYISITIDVDAIAGWLGSYGGQDSLCDLSRGEFAGKIGILRLLDLLESFKIKATWFVPGHSIETFRTQIKKVVDAGHEIGTHGYSHEDPNRLSLEQEMKIFKKDIDLIYKLTGEKPTGNRQPWWDFGPNTLNVLIELGFEYDSSLMGNEFHPYYVRKGDKWYKIDYNKDPDEWMKPYEFGEETRLIEFPVSWYLDDLPPQMFMKHPYYNYGWTHPDIVYKVLFKEHFDYYYKKEKSGILIYTIHPDVSGRVQGILRLEELIEYIKSFPNIEFITLREAVNLFKEGKIL; encoded by the coding sequence ATGCAGGACAAATACTACATTTCTATAACTATAGATGTTGATGCTATAGCGGGCTGGTTGGGTTCATATGGAGGCCAAGACTCGCTGTGCGACCTATCCAGAGGTGAATTTGCCGGTAAAATAGGTATATTAAGACTATTAGACCTGTTAGAATCATTTAAAATTAAAGCAACATGGTTTGTCCCTGGACATTCCATAGAAACATTTAGAACTCAGATCAAGAAAGTAGTAGATGCAGGCCATGAAATAGGTACTCATGGTTATTCTCATGAAGATCCTAACAGATTATCACTAGAACAAGAAATGAAAATATTTAAAAAGGATATAGACTTAATCTATAAGCTGACCGGTGAAAAGCCAACAGGCAACAGGCAACCTTGGTGGGACTTCGGTCCAAATACTCTTAATGTGTTGATTGAGTTGGGATTTGAATATGATAGTAGCTTAATGGGAAACGAGTTCCATCCTTATTATGTAAGGAAAGGAGACAAGTGGTATAAGATTGATTATAACAAAGACCCTGATGAATGGATGAAACCATATGAGTTCGGAGAAGAAACTAGGTTAATAGAATTCCCCGTGTCGTGGTATTTAGACGATCTTCCACCACAAATGTTTATGAAACATCCTTACTATAATTACGGATGGACTCATCCAGATATAGTTTATAAAGTCCTATTTAAAGAACACTTCGACTATTATTATAAAAAAGAGAAGAGCGGTATACTGATTTACACAATACACCCTGACGTAAGCGGTAGGGTTCAAGGTATACTGAGATTAGAGGAACTAATAGAATACATCAAAAGTTTTCCCAACATAGAATTTATTACTTTAAGGGAAGCCGTGAATTTATTTAAAGAAGGAAAGATACTATAA
- a CDS encoding cytosine permease, translating to MAQEEVSNVKLDLSDYGQGQTTVSPKYYNENLVPVPKALKNWNWINYSTIWAGMSHNVVAFELAGLLTFEYGAPLALFIVGFAYGTLLIALYLNGHIGAKWGIPYPVAVRPMFGLRGAALPVVMRAAVALFWFAVQTYVGGTIIDAVISIFYPAWKSLTADILGMPEHLAISFFVFWLLNVIVLFRGMNEVKNFELVAGPLIVATLGGLFAYGIEKAHGLGPLFSVTGSATPSEIGLSIASMAGVWATLVLNIPDFTRFSKSQKDQLIGQAIGLPIVVTLFSFIAVGITSTMIYLYHIPSSQAVNYVNPVNIMYLFTGNSLLALLTGVSLVVATVSVNVAANIVSPVYDLIALFPRKLKTWSISAVVAAIVALFYVPQLWYNNASTIFDLLNVIGAGLGAIAGIMIADYWIMRKTNLSLVDLFMPRGQYWYNEGINWKALLSLAVAFGIPIIGFIVPALSALYDYGWYLSVGVSLLLYLLLNKMVKR from the coding sequence ATGGCTCAAGAAGAAGTGTCTAATGTGAAATTAGATCTATCTGATTACGGACAAGGACAAACTACAGTATCTCCTAAATACTATAATGAAAATTTAGTCCCAGTCCCTAAAGCTCTAAAGAATTGGAATTGGATAAATTATTCTACAATATGGGCAGGCATGTCCCATAACGTGGTCGCTTTCGAGTTAGCCGGTTTGTTGACATTCGAATACGGGGCTCCGTTAGCGTTATTTATCGTAGGATTTGCTTACGGTACTCTACTTATAGCACTTTACTTGAATGGTCATATAGGTGCCAAGTGGGGAATACCATATCCAGTAGCTGTGAGACCGATGTTTGGTTTAAGAGGAGCTGCATTACCAGTTGTGATGAGAGCAGCTGTAGCGTTGTTCTGGTTTGCTGTTCAGACATATGTAGGCGGTACTATAATAGATGCCGTGATATCCATATTTTATCCAGCATGGAAGTCCCTAACGGCAGATATATTAGGGATGCCCGAGCACCTAGCTATCTCGTTCTTTGTATTCTGGTTATTAAACGTCATAGTACTATTCAGAGGAATGAATGAAGTAAAGAACTTCGAATTGGTAGCGGGACCTCTAATCGTGGCGACATTAGGCGGATTATTCGCATATGGGATTGAGAAGGCTCACGGTCTAGGTCCTCTATTTTCGGTAACTGGTTCCGCAACTCCTTCTGAAATAGGACTATCTATCGCTTCAATGGCCGGTGTGTGGGCCACATTAGTGCTAAATATACCCGATTTTACGAGGTTTTCTAAGTCTCAAAAGGATCAGCTTATAGGTCAAGCAATAGGTTTACCTATAGTTGTTACGTTATTTTCCTTTATAGCTGTGGGAATAACATCTACAATGATCTACCTTTATCATATTCCTTCCAGTCAGGCAGTTAATTACGTCAACCCTGTAAACATAATGTATCTCTTTACTGGGAATTCCCTCTTAGCTCTCTTAACGGGCGTAAGTTTAGTAGTAGCTACAGTATCCGTAAATGTAGCAGCTAATATAGTATCACCAGTCTATGACCTTATAGCTCTCTTCCCTAGAAAATTGAAGACTTGGTCGATCTCTGCCGTCGTAGCTGCTATAGTAGCACTGTTTTACGTGCCACAACTATGGTATAATAACGCCTCAACTATTTTCGACCTACTAAACGTGATAGGTGCTGGGCTAGGCGCTATAGCAGGGATAATGATTGCGGACTACTGGATAATGAGAAAAACTAATTTGAGCTTAGTAGACCTTTTCATGCCAAGAGGGCAGTACTGGTATAATGAAGGTATAAATTGGAAGGCTCTATTGTCATTAGCAGTAGCTTTTGGAATTCCTATAATAGGCTTTATAGTACCGGCGTTATCGGCATTATATGATTATGGATGGTATTTGTCAGTCGGCGTTAGCCTACTCTTGTATCTGTTGTTAAACAAAATGGTAAAGAGGTAA
- a CDS encoding FAD-binding oxidoreductase — protein sequence MMLTYIIKELEDIFPRDQLILSKETLEKEGRSPYNVSPALKKLERPPDAVVKVRNEEDVRKIVTLSSKYNIPLIPYGNKTGTLGQTIPIHGGIMVDMKEFKGIIDVKRDSISLYPGTRIIDALKELGKDNKELMVFPSSYHIATVGGYIGAGNVGIGAFQYGYFYHKALSSAKIISPKVELELRGEAVLGIAQAAGTTGIVTKAEFLTVDRDDWEEQVIFCKDVSCVKNSMKLLLNDPLKTRRVTIEDYETFTRVTSKGGCLWNVIVSSKLKVGTKIDKVFDAIAFAAIYVYFNKKSPYRRYHYEAKLLDLESFIEISNILKHKLGPSIMIHGDVMNIKSKPTVYAVFMSDIDNFDLIMSILHDYGYYYNLHSYQINDYHEDSYVMQKIIKLKRHADPADLLNRGKLRF from the coding sequence ATGATGTTAACATATATTATTAAAGAACTAGAAGATATATTCCCTCGAGACCAATTAATTTTGAGCAAAGAGACATTAGAAAAAGAGGGAAGATCTCCTTATAACGTCTCACCCGCACTAAAGAAACTAGAAAGACCGCCCGATGCTGTAGTAAAAGTAAGAAATGAGGAAGATGTCAGAAAAATTGTAACTTTATCATCGAAGTATAATATCCCTCTCATACCTTACGGTAATAAGACCGGAACACTAGGACAGACTATTCCAATCCATGGAGGAATAATGGTAGACATGAAGGAATTTAAAGGAATAATAGATGTAAAACGAGACAGTATATCCTTATACCCTGGGACTAGGATAATCGACGCCCTTAAGGAATTAGGCAAAGATAATAAGGAACTAATGGTATTCCCGAGCAGTTATCACATTGCTACAGTAGGAGGATATATAGGGGCGGGAAACGTAGGGATAGGGGCTTTTCAGTACGGGTATTTTTATCATAAAGCGCTATCATCTGCTAAAATCATATCACCTAAGGTTGAACTTGAGTTAAGAGGTGAAGCTGTGTTAGGCATTGCCCAAGCCGCAGGCACTACCGGTATAGTGACTAAGGCAGAGTTCTTAACCGTGGATAGAGATGACTGGGAGGAGCAAGTTATCTTTTGTAAAGACGTATCTTGCGTAAAGAATTCCATGAAACTATTGCTTAACGACCCTCTTAAGACGAGGAGAGTCACTATTGAGGATTATGAGACTTTTACGAGGGTCACTTCCAAAGGAGGATGTCTTTGGAATGTAATAGTTTCATCTAAGCTAAAAGTCGGTACAAAGATCGATAAGGTATTTGATGCTATTGCGTTTGCTGCGATATACGTGTACTTTAATAAGAAGAGCCCGTATAGGAGATACCATTACGAAGCCAAATTGCTAGATCTTGAATCATTCATAGAAATATCTAACATATTAAAACATAAGTTAGGTCCTTCTATAATGATTCACGGTGATGTGATGAATATTAAGTCGAAGCCGACGGTTTATGCGGTATTTATGTCTGATATAGATAATTTCGACTTAATAATGAGTATTTTACATGATTATGGTTATTATTACAACCTTCACTCATACCAAATAAATGATTACCATGAAGATTCTTATGTTATGCAAAAAATAATCAAACTAAAAAGGCATGCCGACCCCGCTGACTTACTTAATAGAGGAAAACTAAGATTTTAA
- a CDS encoding amidohydrolase family protein, with protein MNKLAIDLHSHYYPRPLAKKLIESGVLNVKDEKIILTWNGRRSEATRSIIDIEDKKKELDKFQIYAVLSVPNPWTYFISDAREEVKIAKECNDELAFLSRKFPDTFGALATLPLGDIQGSIEEAERAVKELGLLGFIIGTGIKGKTIADEDFYELVKFLEKLGKPIFIHPGTLFISNFEDVISVIASFPFETTYVLLKIIQKGYNLKIIVPHGGGFIPYQLGRINLLKEVFNITEFKPEDYILNHLYFDSVLYKDSEVNFLVNTVGLDKVVFGTDHPFTVSQIEKSLSFMKKYGKRVLIDNAIQLLGL; from the coding sequence ATGAATAAATTAGCTATAGACTTACACTCCCATTATTATCCTAGACCATTAGCGAAAAAGTTAATAGAATCAGGAGTCCTCAATGTAAAAGATGAAAAAATAATTCTCACGTGGAATGGTAGAAGATCAGAGGCAACAAGATCTATAATAGATATAGAAGATAAAAAGAAAGAATTAGATAAATTTCAGATTTATGCTGTTTTATCTGTACCTAATCCGTGGACATATTTCATAAGCGACGCGAGAGAAGAAGTAAAAATAGCTAAAGAATGTAATGATGAGCTCGCCTTTTTATCTAGAAAATTTCCAGATACCTTTGGTGCACTTGCCACTCTTCCGCTAGGTGATATACAAGGATCAATAGAAGAGGCTGAGAGAGCAGTTAAAGAATTAGGACTTTTAGGTTTTATTATAGGTACCGGAATTAAGGGAAAGACCATAGCTGACGAAGATTTTTATGAATTAGTCAAATTCCTAGAAAAATTAGGAAAACCCATCTTTATTCACCCTGGTACTTTATTTATTAGCAATTTTGAAGACGTCATCTCCGTTATAGCTTCGTTTCCCTTTGAGACTACATACGTTTTATTAAAAATAATACAAAAAGGTTATAACCTAAAAATAATAGTCCCTCACGGAGGTGGATTTATCCCATATCAATTAGGGAGGATAAACTTGTTAAAGGAGGTATTTAATATTACCGAATTCAAACCAGAGGATTACATCCTTAACCACTTGTATTTTGATAGTGTATTGTACAAAGACAGTGAAGTTAACTTCTTGGTGAATACTGTAGGACTAGATAAGGTAGTGTTCGGGACAGATCACCCTTTTACTGTTTCCCAGATCGAAAAATCCTTGTCATTTATGAAAAAATATGGAAAGAGGGTATTAATCGATAACGCGATACAATTATTGGGTCTTTAA
- a CDS encoding type II toxin-antitoxin system VapC family toxin, whose protein sequence is MILDSSVIASLFFRDNFSEKTAEIISSNAHEEFKTLDLAFAEVSNVAWKRVVIFGEDKEIALRQLRNAVNFIEDVCSVTSTEDIISDAIKLAVSEKLPFYDSAFLYLAIREKSKLLTTDLKLFNKVSNELKEYVITP, encoded by the coding sequence TTGATACTAGACTCTTCCGTAATAGCTTCCCTCTTTTTTAGGGATAATTTCTCAGAAAAAACAGCAGAAATAATTAGTAGTAACGCTCATGAAGAGTTTAAGACATTAGACCTAGCTTTCGCAGAAGTGTCTAACGTAGCGTGGAAGAGGGTCGTTATATTTGGGGAGGACAAGGAAATAGCGCTGAGGCAGTTAAGGAACGCCGTTAACTTTATCGAAGATGTCTGTAGTGTGACTAGCACGGAGGACATAATTTCGGACGCTATTAAGCTTGCCGTAAGCGAAAAGTTGCCCTTTTATGACTCGGCGTTCCTCTACCTAGCGATAAGGGAAAAGTCCAAGCTCCTAACTACAGACCTAAAGCTCTTTAATAAGGTCAGTAACGAGCTAAAGGAGTACGTTATTACTCCTTAA
- a CDS encoding VapB-type antitoxin produces the protein MSTVYSIRIPKKLRELMESVDVDWQREVSKFIEERVREELIKKFIQESSKDLKGMKVIDNSVLIREDREG, from the coding sequence ATGTCTACCGTTTATAGTATACGGATACCCAAAAAACTTAGGGAACTAATGGAGTCTGTAGACGTAGACTGGCAGAGGGAGGTAAGTAAGTTCATAGAGGAAAGGGTTAGGGAGGAGCTAATTAAGAAGTTCATTCAGGAGAGTAGTAAGGACTTAAAAGGGATGAAGGTCATAGACAACTCCGTACTAATAAGGGAGGACAGAGAAGGTTGA